A segment of the Calonectris borealis chromosome 10, bCalBor7.hap1.2, whole genome shotgun sequence genome:
TGCTTCCAAAAAACCTTGGCATTCTCAGAGGTGGAAGTGTCCTGCACACTTCAAGGAGATCTTACCAGCTGATTAAGAACATTACAAAGATGAAAGGCAGCCAAAGACACTCGATCCTAGAGGGAGTGTCCCATTCCCTGGAAGAGCTTCTTGCGTTCTGTAACACAAGAAGTGCAACAGTCTCTATTTCATAAGTATTCCATAGAGTACAACTGTGCAACTAAAACCAGGATTTGTGTAAAAATTATTTAGTGGCTTTTACAGAGATTATCACCCAGAAATGAGGAGGAGGGGAATGATGAAGGGTGGTCTCTTTCCATGACTCCCTAGGAAAGCAAATCAAGACTTGGAAAGaatcagtatttaaaatgttaattgccATTGCCTGCTTGCAAAAGTCCTCAAAGAAAACAGGGCACCAAGTGTAAGTACACTTGTTTTGAACGCTTGTCAGAAAAATTAAGCATCCTTTGCTCTtgcaagaacaggaaaagcagaagcattcGGTTTCTCTTCCCTAAAGACACTCCTAGTTATATTTACAGCTTCAGACTTCAGTTTCCCTTTTTTGCAGCAAGGGGTTTAATCTTTTCTGACCTGATTTAATCTTCAAGCAGAAATTCTCCCACCTGACAATCACTTGTGGCTGTTTTCCAAAGACCCCCTCCTACAGCACCCGGCCCATGTGCCAGCACGGCAGCTGACGGTTTGCCTTCCTCAGGCAAAGAAGCTGGACATGTCACTGCCGCAAGGGGAACACAGTGATCACCGTCCTTTTGAACGTGTTGCCCTTGTCATGGACACAGTTAAGACTGAAAAATTGCATTATGttttgttggaggaaaaaaaaatatgagaggCTGTCGTTAGAGCCGCAGAGAGCTGCTAACACTCAGCCAGAAGTGAGATCGACGTGATTCTGAGCTTGTGGGTCAAAGTCCAGAAATGTGTTGGCTTAAGACTTGTACTAAAGTGCGAGCACGCATTTCCCGTTAATTCACTAAACCTCAGTGCCCATGTGCCACGGTGGGGGCAGACTATTTCTGTCCAGATTGTCTCGTCTGTCCAGCCCCTATCAGCCCCCGCTGCCCCGAGATGCTTTCCAGACTAAAATTTCTCTAATCAGAGGCCTTCCAGCAAGACCACAGGCACTTCATCAAGACAGGGAGAGCATCGCACAGTCCTGCTCCCAACCACGAGCTCTTTGAGTCTCTGGGcgagctgcagcacagcaaccATTAGGATCCAACGCTGTGCTCAGGTGTACTCGAGGACAGCAAGCAGCAGAGCTGGCGCTGCCTGGAGTACCCCATTTCCTTCCTGTCCCCCGCGTTACAGGCTTAGCTTAGCAGCTTTCACCAAGGAAGCCCAAGAGACTTGGAGAGCTCGGAGGAGCCCCGCGGGAGCTCGGGAGCGAAGCGCAGCcctggcaggcagcgaggggTGCCCCGGGAGCGGCGTACCCAGCGCCTGACACCGCCGGCTATAATTAGCGGCAGCCGCAGCGCAGCCTGGCGGGGCTTCCCccggccggcgggagccccggagCGGCAGCGGCTCCCGCCAGGCGCGGAAGTTCCCCGGAGCAAAACACGAAGCCGCCTCCACCGGCTGGCGGCCGTGCGGGACGGGGTGCGGGGGTCGGGGGAACCGGGGGCCTTACGGGTCGCGGCCGGCGCCGGCATCGCGCTCCAGGAGGACGATGTGCCGCGGGTAGTGGGCGCAGACCTCGCCGTGCGCGTTGGGGATCACGCTGTAGCGGTAGTCGCGGCCGAAGAGCTCCAGGCACCGCCGCTCGATCCGCTCCACCTGCGCACAGCCACCGGTCAGCGCCCGCAGCACCGCCACCGTTCCCCGGCCCACCCAGTCCCAGCCCCCTCACCTTAgcagcggcggcgccgccgccgtcCTTGGCGCGGTACTGTGCCCGGGAGAACTCCAGCAGCAGCTCGGCCAGGGCGCGGTCCCCGGAGCCCGCCGGGGGGCAGCCGCGGGCCGCCGCCATCCCCGCGCCGCTCACCGCCGCCGGCCcatggccccgccccgcccgccgcttccgcccgccgccgccgcttccgctCGGCCGGCCAATCACCGCCGCGCATGCGTCACGCCCCTTCCGCCCGCCGGTGGACGTCATCGGGATGCGACACGCTCCCGCTCTCTGCGCCCCGCGGGGCGCGCTCCGCTCCGGGGCCACCGaacccctccccgccccgggggcccggcccggccctgccctcccGCACTGGGCAGCGAGCGGCCCCCGCTGAGCCCCCAGCGCGTGAGGAGCAGCTAGCTCTCGGTGCGAGCCCGAAGCAGGGCCCGGtgcggcgggaggagcggggcccGGCGCAAGGGCTGGGCACGGCCGAGGCACCGCAGGCGGGGGGCGGCCCTCGGGGGCTGCAGCGAGCTGGGGAATGCCGAGACTTTGCACACACCACGTTTAGGCCCGCGGAGAGCCGGGGCAGACGCTGGCGGGCACAGCTGAGCGGGCCTGAGCAGGCTTGCCCGGGGCGCGGCTCTTCGTAAGGAATCCCGAAACGGGTGTTAATTAAAGAAGCCCCTCTCGGGGTGTGACCGCACACATAAAGCCAGTGGCAGTGCCAGCCGCGAGGTGAACGGTAGcacgggccccgcggcgcggccgtgCGCGCTTGGGAACGGCAGCGGCTCGTGTGCCGGGATGGTGCCAGCGCCACCGCGCAGGCACGGAGCCAGCTCATGCTCTTTGTAGCGGCGTTAACAGACACCAGCCTTACCCCGCCGGAGGCACGGGGCAGCTCCTTTGCTCTTGCAGGGGAATACAAAGGTTTGTTCATCTGCATATGTCTGATTTGCAAATCAACTGCGAACCTTGACAAGACTTGGAAGAGAACGAGGCCTCTGGAGCGTTTCCTGAAAGCCGAGTTCAGCTGCAGCTAACGCGGTGCATCCTAACTGCCTTGAGGCGAACACTGGCCCGAGACAGTCTGGTCTCTGCTGGTGTTTCGAGGCcggcgggaggctgcggggcggggggtggcttTTGCAGGGCACCTGCCAGCCTACGTATGCCTCAGGCCGACAGCCCGCGACACCTGCCCTAGCACACCCGTGTACCCCGGCCCTGGGCCGTCAGGACACAGCAGAGGTGCTGGATCCGCTGCCTTTGCAGCCACGTTGGCGGCGACTTACTGGCTTCAGCCCCACCAAGCGGGTCGGGAAGGCCTGCTGTCCGCCTGGGAGGCTCCTCCGCCAACCCGCGGGTCTCCCCCGGGGTCGCGGAGGGGCCGGGAGGATGAACGCCCTCCCTGCGGGTCCGCTTCGGCCGAAGAGGCCCACGCGTGTATCTGCTGGCATTAACCAGGGCGGCCTcagggggccggggccgtgcccaGGCGCTGCCCCCTGCGGGTCCTGCGCGGCACGGCGGGGCTGAGCAGCCGCCACCGGGCGGGGGCAGGCCAGGGAGCGGCCACGGTGGGCCGGGGTACCGGAGCgggaccgccgccgccgccgccgcctcagccccgCCTCACCGACCCGCTCCGAACCTCGCCGAGGCGGCCCGAACCTGGCCGAGCCGCCGTGAGGCGAACCGAACGCTGCCGAGCGCGTTCGGAACCTCGCCGAGCCGTCCGGGAGCGGGCCGAACCCCGCCGAGCCTCGCTCCGAGCGTCGCCGAGCCCGTCGCGAGGCGAGCCGAACCCGGCCGAGCCCTCGGCGGGCGGAGCCGAAGGCGGCCGAAGCGGCCTGGTCCCCGCGGGGTGCGCGCGGCGGGCTCGGCTCCGCAGTGGCGGGGGGCGCGCGCCCGCGCGCGCGGCGGGGGCGCAGAGGCGGCAGCCAAGATGGCGGCGCGGGTGGCGCAGGGGCCGGCAGCCCGCGGGCGCGCCTAGGCCGcggccccccccaccctcccccccccaccccgggcggGCTCCCCGCCGtcgcggccccccccgccccctccggcagcgcggcggccggcAGGATGCTGCCCTCGCAGGAAGCCTCCAAGCTCTACCATGACAACTACGTGCGGAACTCGCGCGCCATCGGCGTGCTCTGGGCCATCTTCACCATCTGCTTCGCCATCATCAACGTGGTGGTCTTCATCCAGCCCTACTGGGTGGGCGACAGCGTCAACACGCCCAAGCCCGGTTACTTCGGGCTGTTCCACTACTGCGTGGGCAGCGGGCTGGCGGGCCGGGAGCTGTCGTGCCGCGGCTCCTTCACCGACTTCAGCACCATCCCCTCGGGCGCCTTCCAGGCGGCGGCCTTCTTCGTGCTGCTGTCCATGGTGCTGACGCTGGGCTGCATCACCTGCTTCGCCCTCTTCTTCTTCTGCAACACCGCCACCGTCTACAAGATCTGCGCCTGGATGCAGCTGCTGGCAGGTacccaccggccccggcccccgacCGGCCTTCTCCGGGCATTGGGCCGGGTGATGGGCGTGGGGGATGCGGGGTTTGCCGGGACAGCAGCGCTGAGCGTGGGCAGCGGGTGCTGACACCCGGGGAACCCCAGGCACTGGGAGCAGGGTCGCCGGCCACTGGGAGCAGCAAGGTTGCTGAAGGAAGCTGGGCTGGGTCCAAGCACTGCGGGGCCATGGTTCCAGGAACCAGCCCCAGGGCTTCCTAGGACACCCAGGCCAGGCACTAGCACTGATAGAGTACCAGGAATGGGCACCACTTTGGGGCACTGGCTCCCCAGGCACTGGTATCAGGGCCCCAAAGCAAGGAACACCGGGGTTGCCCGAGAAAGCTGGGCTGGGTACAAGTACTGTGGATCCATAGGACATCCCAGCCAGGAACTGGCCCCAGGACACCCCAGGGTTTCCTGGGACATCCAGGCCAGGCACTAGCACTGACAAAGCACCAGGAACAGGTGCCGGCTCTAAGCACTGGCacccggggctccccggggaagAGGCTGGCTGCAGGGAACACCAGGGTTGCTCAAGGAAGCTGGGCAGGGTACAAGCACTGCAGGGCCACGGGGCATCCCAGGCAAGAactgtccccagggcaccccagggctTTCTGGAACACCCAGACCAGGCACTAGCACTGACAGAGTAGCAGGAAAGGGCACCTGTTCTAGGCACTGgcacctgggggtccccaggcaaGATCTGACCCCAGGGAACCACAGGGCTCCCTAGGACACAGCGGGAAAGCTGGATCAGGGACCCACCTCAGGGGACCCCAGAACAGGCACCAGCCCTGGGGCACCTGGACAGCCTGGAGCACCCCAGGACAGCCGGGGCCAGGAACCAGCCTCAGAGCACCCCAGTACACCCCAGTCAGGGACCAGCTTTGGGACACCCTACAACAAGGGCTGTCCCACAGAGTCAAGGACCAGCTGCAAGAATGCCCTAGGACACCCTGGAACCTGGGACCAGGCCCTGGGAGACCCAgaccccccgggacaccccacgTCAGGGACTAGTCTCCCTGTCTACCCAGCCGCAAGGGGATACCCACTTCAGGGGAACCCCCAGCTCCTGAAGGGACCCCATCACTGGCAGGAGCCCATGCAtggaccccccagccctgccaaagCACCTGTACACAGGCAGACATCTCCCCCTTAAAGAGATGTTGTGCCCAGGccccctcgctccctccctccagaATCATGCAAGGGCTGTGAGGGCAGACCTTCCCAGCTCTC
Coding sequences within it:
- the LHFPL4 gene encoding LHFPL tetraspan subfamily member 4 protein — its product is MLPSQEASKLYHDNYVRNSRAIGVLWAIFTICFAIINVVVFIQPYWVGDSVNTPKPGYFGLFHYCVGSGLAGRELSCRGSFTDFSTIPSGAFQAAAFFVLLSMVLTLGCITCFALFFFCNTATVYKICAWMQLLAALCLVLGCMIFPDGWDAETIRDMCGEKTGKYSLGDCSVRWAYILAIIGILNALILSFLAFVLGNRQNDLLHEELKTESKDFVGTARI